From Toxorhynchites rutilus septentrionalis strain SRP chromosome 2, ASM2978413v1, whole genome shotgun sequence, a single genomic window includes:
- the LOC129771768 gene encoding activated Cdc42 kinase-like isoform X2: MEPKAVDLYEFLVESELQQYYNSLKNDLKITTIAHLKYATDEDLRQVCGLSRPEIRRLRKYYEKYYPHGYLNKIKRLLQAPKKDEGNISSPTSNVEPLKTCPSPSKIPNNKHIIPADAITVNKQLGTGEFGIVQQGVWTNGTERIQVAIKCLCRERMQSNPMEFLKEAAIMHSIEHENIVRLYGVVLDTESLMLVTELAHLRSLLECLKDPGLRVSFLTVPTLCEFAAQICNGMLYLENKRLIHRDLAARNILVFSKNKVKISDFGLSRALGVGKDYYQTNFNVNLKLPIAWCAPECINFLRFTNASDVWAYGVCLWEIFSYGFQPWAALTGHQILEAIDEPNYQRLEKPECCPKEYYSLMVKCWQHDAAKRPKFVEIYQLLPDMKPEQLKTIVSSSEMKKDHLLYRQGEIITVLDKNANASYWKGVLNSGKTGLFNPANTVAYLDSLPSSVNRDSFSRTAERTSKRKIRTDMISRPQNDLKHTGHVGIDGAYFGDVAFLASPQNLPRQIVTPYKPSEDLEQTPLLLPPTPTSPDSIQTASGYFSETLQTGHQSFVNAGENVDRSTVDSGLASAFDFRNSGFKDSNPFINADVNGDSHNQFKDTKTSDNQESHEYHEISDDDVPTEKVFDHGTSLLDEMEYMFKSMTTASEQQPPLSPDVENTNKRNELTELSSKLNRKNSSSSGTVSTKSGGKSKKKTSTVKPISVKDEKLLNQAIEIANEISAKLVHIKSYSSQQTSSPKRKFSFRFPHIHGVVGGSSGGSGGSGGSSHHHSSGSGSVGAGGGSASGSRGSGSDKDHLASSSSGHHHNSGTLSSAYREKRNFSEEAKNVPDLHRYRSLTGIESYRSNDIRIPLFDKESSDFCFEKSRELLSKPFSLDISTATLDSRTFDKKTRDLIGENLMDIEKTLNALNLDFLETYQELEKADSAETLLGDSYGGGTPYRKSPPASSLFRGSSLEGNSKINSVLSEKSGGGSGSSSVTGKSPPTKKQYEMNVFSELNGSAGARTPKAIPIRDFKFRQAIDPRCKSRAEYYNMKNEYLTDLTRKQQSQVLSSSLAKTTKSSNQSISKLYQIFNTPMQSRKFDETSPIVSSASQNRQRSLSFTENYELKSPSSIETQLMNICQPKASKPLQSQPTPVPRKVITYKPKSIRARNLRRLSYNPINMIDSSSSSSENEMERNHAHSECDIRTKLSTRRRRQYMQRRSNSNSASSQDKLYGSNASIKSAPQYNYNSDRQFYNYRFNYTDYADNDDEDNIYDFGQSAPPPPPPAKYANDPPTFTNKPLEREYLYSEFDVSKLTGKSPTTQSYFTAQQQQQQPQPAPKSSSALPSQIPGSTAVAAVTVQPQLQAQPQPGFQWPEKIHGAVVKHNDMLWRQKQLYGGTLKSGGTSGGGGSAGSGGSTLRKKDRQYSSETSSTETDSVNFRHEFVPMMPPSPAP; the protein is encoded by the exons AACCCAAGGCTGTAGACCTGTACGAGTTTCTCGTGGAATCAGAACTGCAACAATACTACAATTCGCTGAA AAATGACCTCAAGATCACCACCATTGCCCACCTCAAGTACGCTACCGACGAGGACCTGCGACAGGTATGCGGACTCTCGCGGCCCGAGATTCGCCGACTGCGCAAGTATTACGAGAAGTATTATCCCCACGGATATCTGAACAAAATCAAGCGGCTGCTGCAGGCGCCGAAGAAGGACGAAGGAAACATCAGTAGTCCAACCTCCAATGTAGAACCGCTGAAGACGTGCCCCTCCCCGAGCAAGATTCCAAACAACAAACACATCATCCCGGCGGATGCTATCACCGTGAACAAGCAGCTCGGTACGGGTGAATTCGGTATCGTCCAGCAGGGCGTCTGGACCAATGGAACCGAGCGTATTCAAGTTGCGATCAAATGTCTCTGTCGAGAGCGGATGCAGTCGAATCCGATGGAGTTTCTGAAAGAGGCTGCCATTATGCACTCAATCGAACACGAAAACATAGTTAGGTTGTACGGAGTGGTGTTGGATACCGAGTCGCTGATGTTGGTGACTGAGCTTGCACATTTGAGGTCCTTGTTGGAATGTTTGAAGGATCCCGGTTTGAGGGTTAGCTTCCTAACGGTTCCCACGTTGTGCGAATTTGCTGCGCAAATTTGTAACGGTATGTTGTATCTAGAGAACAAACGACTGATTCATAGAGATTTGGCAGCAAGAAATATTCTAGTATTTAGTAAGAACAAGGTGAAAATATCGGACTTTGGGCTCTCGCGAGCGCTTGGAGTCGGCAAGGATTACTATCAGACTAATTTTAACGTCAATCTGAAGCTTCCAATCGCCTGGTGCGCCCCGGAATgtatcaactttctccgctttaCAAATGCCTCGGATGTTTGGGCGTATGGAGTCTGCCTGTGGGAAATTTTTTCGTACGGTTTCCAACCCTGGGCAGCCCTAACCGGACATCAAATTTTAGAAGCTATCGATGAACCTAACTATCAACGCTTGGAAAAGCCCGAATGTTGCCCCAAAGAGTACTACTCGCTTATGGTCAAGTGTTGGCAACATGATGCCGCGAAACGGCCCAAATTTGTAGAAATTTATCAACTACTGCCGGATATGAAACCAGAGCAGCTCAAAACTATTGTTTCATCCAGTGAAATGAAGAAAGATCATCTGCTATACCGACAGGGGGAAATTATTACCGTACTGGATAAAAATGCCAACGCGTCCTATTGGAAGGGTGTGTTGAATTCCGGCAAAACTGGTCTGTTCAACCCAGCCAACACTGTCGCCTATTTGGATAGTCTTCCGTCCTCGGTTAATCGAGATAGTTTCAGCAGAACGGCTGAGCGTACAAGTAAGCGGAAGATACGTACGGACATGATTTCTCGGCCCCAGAATGATCTGAAACACACCGGACACGTAGGAATCGATGGCGCCTACTTCGGGGATGTCGCATTTCTGGCCAGCCCTCAAAAT CTTCCCCGTCAGATAGTAACGCCGTACAAACCATCGGAAGATCTGGAGCAGACACCACTGCTCCTGCCGCCCACCCCGACGAGCCCGGATTCGATCCAAACCGCAAGTGGGTACTTCTCGGAGACACTGCAAACAGGTCACCAGAGTTTTGTGAATGCCGGTGAAAATGTTGACCGATCCACGGTCGACAGTGGTTTGGCCAGTGCGTTTGATTTTCGTAACAGTGGCTTTAAAGATAGCAACCCGTTTATTAACGCGGACGTCAATGGGGACTCGCATAATCAATTTAAG GATACAAAAACCTCCGACAATCAGGAATCGCACGAGTATCATGAAATCTCCGATGACGACGTCCCTACGGAAAAGGTGTTCGATCATGGTACCTCTCTGCTCGACGAGATGGAGTACATGTTCAAGTCGATGACAACTGCCAGCGAGCAACAGCCACCACTCTCGCCGGACGTGGAGAACACCAACAAGCGGAATGAGCTGACCGAATTGTCATCCAAGCTGAACCGCAAAAACAGCTCCAGCTCGGGCACTGTCAGCACTAAAAGCG GAGGAAAATCCAAAAAGAAAACCAGCACCGTAAAACCAATCTCGGTGAAGGATGAGAAACTGTTGAACCAGGCCATCGAAATTGCCAATGAGATCAGCGCAAAGTTAGTACATATCAAGTCAT ATTCGAGTCAACAGACTTCCAGCCCGAAGCGTAAGTTTAGCTTCCGGTTTCCACACATTCACGGTGTGGTTGGTGGGAGCAGCGGTGGTAGTGGCGGAAGCGGTGGTAGTAGTCATCACCATTCTTCCGGATCAGGATCGGTGGGTGCCGGAGGTGGATCTGCTAGCGGTAGCAGGGGAAGTGGCTCAGACAAGGATCACCTGGCATCGTCATCCTCGGGTCACCACCACAACTCGGGCACACTGTCCAGCGCGTACCGGGAGAAACGAAACTTTTCCGAAGAAGCCAAAAATGTGCCGGATTTACAT CGCTACCGTTCGCTAACCGGTATCGAGAGCTATCGCAGCAACGATATCCGCATTCCGCTGTTCGACAAAGAGAGCTCGGATTTCTGCTTCGAAAAAAGTCGAGAGCTGTTAAGCAAACCGTTTAGCTTGGACATATCGACAGCGACGCTCGACAGTCGTACATTCGACAAGAAGACGCGCGATTTAATTGGCGAAAATTTGATGGACATTGAAAAGACATTGAACGCGCTAAATTTGGACTTTTTGGAAACGTATCAGGAGCTGGAGAAGGCCGATTCTGCCGAAACACTTCTTGGGGATAGCTACGGCGGCGGAACACCTTACAGGAAAAGTCCACCGGCTAGCTCGTTGTTCCGGGGCTCGTCACTGGAGGGCAACTCGAAGATCAATTCGGTACTAAGTGAGAAGAGTGGAGGAGGAAGTGGCAGCTCGTCTGTGACGGGCAAAAGCCCACCAACTAAAAAGCAATATGAGATGAATGTATTCTCTGAACTGAACGGTAGCGCTGGTGCTCGCACACCGAAAGCAATCCCGATAAGGGACTTCAAATTTCGCCAGGCAATCGATCCTAGATGTAAAAGCCGCGCGGAATATTACaacatgaaaaacgaatattTGACGGACTTAACACGAAAGCAACAAAGCCAAGTACTTTCGTCATCTCTCGCTAAGACAACAAAGTCCAGCAATCAATCGATAAGCAAATTGTACCAAATCTTCAACACCCCAATGCAGAGTAGGAAATTTGACGAGACCAGTCCCATAGTCAGTAGCGCCAGTCAAAATCGTCAGCGTTCGTTATCGTTTACGGAGAATTATGAGCTCAAATCGCCTTCATCCATCGAGACTCAGTTGATGAACATTTGTCAACCGAAGGCGAGCAAGCCGTTACAAAGTCAACCGACACCTGTGCCCCGCAAAGTTATCACCTACAAACCGAAAAGCATCCGAGCTAGAAATCTTCGCCGATTAAGCTATAATCCAATCAACATGATTGATAGTTCGTCTTCCAGTAGTGAGAACGAAATGGAGCGAAACCACGCCCACTCGGAGTGTGACATCCGGACGAAGCTGAGCACTCGACGCCGGCGTCAATATATGCAGCGACGATCGAATAGCAATAGCGCAAGTAGCCAGGACAAACTGTACGGCTCTAATGCCAGCATAAAAAGTGCCCCTCAGTATAATTACAACAGCGATCGGCAGTTCTACAACTATCGCTTTAATTATACCGACTACGCAGACAATGACGACGAAGACAACATTTACGACTTCGGACAATCGGCTCCGCCGCCGCCACCACCAGCCAAATATGCGAACGATCCGCCAACGTTTACAAACAAACCTCTCGAGCGGGAATATCTGTACTCGGAGTTCGATGTGTCAAAATTGACCGGCAAAAGTCCAACCACTCAAAGCTACTTCACcgcccagcagcagcagcagcaaccgcAGCCAGCCCCAAAGTCATCCAGCGCGCTTCCCTCGCAGATCCCAGGCTCGACGGCAGTGGCAGCGGTAACGGTTCAACCCCAACTGCAAGCACAGCCGCAGCCTGGTTTCCAGTGGCCGGAGAAGATTCACGGTGCTGTCGTGAAGCACAATGACATGCTGTGGCGGCAGAAACAGCTCTACGGTGGTACACTTAAATCCGGTGGCACCAGTGGTGGTGGGGGCAGTGCTGGCAGCGGTGGAAGCACTCTGCGCAAGAAGGACAGACAATACTCCAGTGAGACGTCTTCCACGGAAACTGATTCGGTTAACTTTAGGCACGAGTTTGTTCCGATGATGCCGCCCAGTCCGGCCCCATGA
- the LOC129771768 gene encoding activated Cdc42 kinase-like isoform X3, which yields MEPKAVDLYEFLVESELQQYYNSLKNDLKITTIAHLKYATDEDLRQVCGLSRPEIRRLRKYYEKYYPHGYLNKIKRLLQAPKKDEGNISSPTSNVEPLKTCPSPSKIPNNKHIIPADAITVNKQLGTGEFGIVQQGVWTNGTERIQVAIKCLCRERMQSNPMEFLKEAAIMHSIEHENIVRLYGVVLDTESLMLVTELAHLRSLLECLKDPGLRVSFLTVPTLCEFAAQICNGMLYLENKRLIHRDLAARNILVFSKNKVKISDFGLSRALGVGKDYYQTNFNVNLKLPIAWCAPECINFLRFTNASDVWAYGVCLWEIFSYGFQPWAALTGHQILEAIDEPNYQRLEKPECCPKEYYSLMVKCWQHDAAKRPKFVEIYQLLPDMKPEQLKTIVSSSEMKKDHLLYRQGEIITVLDKNANASYWKGVLNSGKTGLFNPANTVAYLDSLPSSVNRDSFSRTAERTSKRKIRTDMISRPQNDLKHTGHVGIDGAYFGDVAFLASPQNIVTPYKPSEDLEQTPLLLPPTPTSPDSIQTASGYFSETLQTGHQSFVNAGENVDRSTVDSGLASAFDFRNSGFKDSNPFINADVNGDSHNQFKDTKTSDNQESHEYHEISDDDVPTEKVFDHGTSLLDEMEYMFKSMTTASEQQPPLSPDVENTNKRNELTELSSKLNRKNSSSSGTVSTKSGGKSKKKTSTVKPISVKDEKLLNQAIEIANEISAKSMTDLVSDSSQQTSSPKRKFSFRFPHIHGVVGGSSGGSGGSGGSSHHHSSGSGSVGAGGGSASGSRGSGSDKDHLASSSSGHHHNSGTLSSAYREKRNFSEEAKNVPDLHRYRSLTGIESYRSNDIRIPLFDKESSDFCFEKSRELLSKPFSLDISTATLDSRTFDKKTRDLIGENLMDIEKTLNALNLDFLETYQELEKADSAETLLGDSYGGGTPYRKSPPASSLFRGSSLEGNSKINSVLSEKSGGGSGSSSVTGKSPPTKKQYEMNVFSELNGSAGARTPKAIPIRDFKFRQAIDPRCKSRAEYYNMKNEYLTDLTRKQQSQVLSSSLAKTTKSSNQSISKLYQIFNTPMQSRKFDETSPIVSSASQNRQRSLSFTENYELKSPSSIETQLMNICQPKASKPLQSQPTPVPRKVITYKPKSIRARNLRRLSYNPINMIDSSSSSSENEMERNHAHSECDIRTKLSTRRRRQYMQRRSNSNSASSQDKLYGSNASIKSAPQYNYNSDRQFYNYRFNYTDYADNDDEDNIYDFGQSAPPPPPPAKYANDPPTFTNKPLEREYLYSEFDVSKLTGKSPTTQSYFTAQQQQQQPQPAPKSSSALPSQIPGSTAVAAVTVQPQLQAQPQPGFQWPEKIHGAVVKHNDMLWRQKQLYGGTLKSGGTSGGGGSAGSGGSTLRKKDRQYSSETSSTETDSVNFRHEFVPMMPPSPAP from the exons AACCCAAGGCTGTAGACCTGTACGAGTTTCTCGTGGAATCAGAACTGCAACAATACTACAATTCGCTGAA AAATGACCTCAAGATCACCACCATTGCCCACCTCAAGTACGCTACCGACGAGGACCTGCGACAGGTATGCGGACTCTCGCGGCCCGAGATTCGCCGACTGCGCAAGTATTACGAGAAGTATTATCCCCACGGATATCTGAACAAAATCAAGCGGCTGCTGCAGGCGCCGAAGAAGGACGAAGGAAACATCAGTAGTCCAACCTCCAATGTAGAACCGCTGAAGACGTGCCCCTCCCCGAGCAAGATTCCAAACAACAAACACATCATCCCGGCGGATGCTATCACCGTGAACAAGCAGCTCGGTACGGGTGAATTCGGTATCGTCCAGCAGGGCGTCTGGACCAATGGAACCGAGCGTATTCAAGTTGCGATCAAATGTCTCTGTCGAGAGCGGATGCAGTCGAATCCGATGGAGTTTCTGAAAGAGGCTGCCATTATGCACTCAATCGAACACGAAAACATAGTTAGGTTGTACGGAGTGGTGTTGGATACCGAGTCGCTGATGTTGGTGACTGAGCTTGCACATTTGAGGTCCTTGTTGGAATGTTTGAAGGATCCCGGTTTGAGGGTTAGCTTCCTAACGGTTCCCACGTTGTGCGAATTTGCTGCGCAAATTTGTAACGGTATGTTGTATCTAGAGAACAAACGACTGATTCATAGAGATTTGGCAGCAAGAAATATTCTAGTATTTAGTAAGAACAAGGTGAAAATATCGGACTTTGGGCTCTCGCGAGCGCTTGGAGTCGGCAAGGATTACTATCAGACTAATTTTAACGTCAATCTGAAGCTTCCAATCGCCTGGTGCGCCCCGGAATgtatcaactttctccgctttaCAAATGCCTCGGATGTTTGGGCGTATGGAGTCTGCCTGTGGGAAATTTTTTCGTACGGTTTCCAACCCTGGGCAGCCCTAACCGGACATCAAATTTTAGAAGCTATCGATGAACCTAACTATCAACGCTTGGAAAAGCCCGAATGTTGCCCCAAAGAGTACTACTCGCTTATGGTCAAGTGTTGGCAACATGATGCCGCGAAACGGCCCAAATTTGTAGAAATTTATCAACTACTGCCGGATATGAAACCAGAGCAGCTCAAAACTATTGTTTCATCCAGTGAAATGAAGAAAGATCATCTGCTATACCGACAGGGGGAAATTATTACCGTACTGGATAAAAATGCCAACGCGTCCTATTGGAAGGGTGTGTTGAATTCCGGCAAAACTGGTCTGTTCAACCCAGCCAACACTGTCGCCTATTTGGATAGTCTTCCGTCCTCGGTTAATCGAGATAGTTTCAGCAGAACGGCTGAGCGTACAAGTAAGCGGAAGATACGTACGGACATGATTTCTCGGCCCCAGAATGATCTGAAACACACCGGACACGTAGGAATCGATGGCGCCTACTTCGGGGATGTCGCATTTCTGGCCAGCCCTCAAAAT ATAGTAACGCCGTACAAACCATCGGAAGATCTGGAGCAGACACCACTGCTCCTGCCGCCCACCCCGACGAGCCCGGATTCGATCCAAACCGCAAGTGGGTACTTCTCGGAGACACTGCAAACAGGTCACCAGAGTTTTGTGAATGCCGGTGAAAATGTTGACCGATCCACGGTCGACAGTGGTTTGGCCAGTGCGTTTGATTTTCGTAACAGTGGCTTTAAAGATAGCAACCCGTTTATTAACGCGGACGTCAATGGGGACTCGCATAATCAATTTAAG GATACAAAAACCTCCGACAATCAGGAATCGCACGAGTATCATGAAATCTCCGATGACGACGTCCCTACGGAAAAGGTGTTCGATCATGGTACCTCTCTGCTCGACGAGATGGAGTACATGTTCAAGTCGATGACAACTGCCAGCGAGCAACAGCCACCACTCTCGCCGGACGTGGAGAACACCAACAAGCGGAATGAGCTGACCGAATTGTCATCCAAGCTGAACCGCAAAAACAGCTCCAGCTCGGGCACTGTCAGCACTAAAAGCG GAGGAAAATCCAAAAAGAAAACCAGCACCGTAAAACCAATCTCGGTGAAGGATGAGAAACTGTTGAACCAGGCCATCGAAATTGCCAATGAGATCAGCGCAAA ATCGATGACTGACTTGGTTTCAGATTCGAGTCAACAGACTTCCAGCCCGAAGCGTAAGTTTAGCTTCCGGTTTCCACACATTCACGGTGTGGTTGGTGGGAGCAGCGGTGGTAGTGGCGGAAGCGGTGGTAGTAGTCATCACCATTCTTCCGGATCAGGATCGGTGGGTGCCGGAGGTGGATCTGCTAGCGGTAGCAGGGGAAGTGGCTCAGACAAGGATCACCTGGCATCGTCATCCTCGGGTCACCACCACAACTCGGGCACACTGTCCAGCGCGTACCGGGAGAAACGAAACTTTTCCGAAGAAGCCAAAAATGTGCCGGATTTACAT CGCTACCGTTCGCTAACCGGTATCGAGAGCTATCGCAGCAACGATATCCGCATTCCGCTGTTCGACAAAGAGAGCTCGGATTTCTGCTTCGAAAAAAGTCGAGAGCTGTTAAGCAAACCGTTTAGCTTGGACATATCGACAGCGACGCTCGACAGTCGTACATTCGACAAGAAGACGCGCGATTTAATTGGCGAAAATTTGATGGACATTGAAAAGACATTGAACGCGCTAAATTTGGACTTTTTGGAAACGTATCAGGAGCTGGAGAAGGCCGATTCTGCCGAAACACTTCTTGGGGATAGCTACGGCGGCGGAACACCTTACAGGAAAAGTCCACCGGCTAGCTCGTTGTTCCGGGGCTCGTCACTGGAGGGCAACTCGAAGATCAATTCGGTACTAAGTGAGAAGAGTGGAGGAGGAAGTGGCAGCTCGTCTGTGACGGGCAAAAGCCCACCAACTAAAAAGCAATATGAGATGAATGTATTCTCTGAACTGAACGGTAGCGCTGGTGCTCGCACACCGAAAGCAATCCCGATAAGGGACTTCAAATTTCGCCAGGCAATCGATCCTAGATGTAAAAGCCGCGCGGAATATTACaacatgaaaaacgaatattTGACGGACTTAACACGAAAGCAACAAAGCCAAGTACTTTCGTCATCTCTCGCTAAGACAACAAAGTCCAGCAATCAATCGATAAGCAAATTGTACCAAATCTTCAACACCCCAATGCAGAGTAGGAAATTTGACGAGACCAGTCCCATAGTCAGTAGCGCCAGTCAAAATCGTCAGCGTTCGTTATCGTTTACGGAGAATTATGAGCTCAAATCGCCTTCATCCATCGAGACTCAGTTGATGAACATTTGTCAACCGAAGGCGAGCAAGCCGTTACAAAGTCAACCGACACCTGTGCCCCGCAAAGTTATCACCTACAAACCGAAAAGCATCCGAGCTAGAAATCTTCGCCGATTAAGCTATAATCCAATCAACATGATTGATAGTTCGTCTTCCAGTAGTGAGAACGAAATGGAGCGAAACCACGCCCACTCGGAGTGTGACATCCGGACGAAGCTGAGCACTCGACGCCGGCGTCAATATATGCAGCGACGATCGAATAGCAATAGCGCAAGTAGCCAGGACAAACTGTACGGCTCTAATGCCAGCATAAAAAGTGCCCCTCAGTATAATTACAACAGCGATCGGCAGTTCTACAACTATCGCTTTAATTATACCGACTACGCAGACAATGACGACGAAGACAACATTTACGACTTCGGACAATCGGCTCCGCCGCCGCCACCACCAGCCAAATATGCGAACGATCCGCCAACGTTTACAAACAAACCTCTCGAGCGGGAATATCTGTACTCGGAGTTCGATGTGTCAAAATTGACCGGCAAAAGTCCAACCACTCAAAGCTACTTCACcgcccagcagcagcagcagcaaccgcAGCCAGCCCCAAAGTCATCCAGCGCGCTTCCCTCGCAGATCCCAGGCTCGACGGCAGTGGCAGCGGTAACGGTTCAACCCCAACTGCAAGCACAGCCGCAGCCTGGTTTCCAGTGGCCGGAGAAGATTCACGGTGCTGTCGTGAAGCACAATGACATGCTGTGGCGGCAGAAACAGCTCTACGGTGGTACACTTAAATCCGGTGGCACCAGTGGTGGTGGGGGCAGTGCTGGCAGCGGTGGAAGCACTCTGCGCAAGAAGGACAGACAATACTCCAGTGAGACGTCTTCCACGGAAACTGATTCGGTTAACTTTAGGCACGAGTTTGTTCCGATGATGCCGCCCAGTCCGGCCCCATGA